From a single Aspergillus puulaauensis MK2 DNA, chromosome 2, nearly complete sequence genomic region:
- a CDS encoding uncharacterized protein (COG:T;~EggNog:ENOG410PKHA;~InterPro:IPR019819,IPR019826,IPR002018,IPR029058;~MEROPS:MER0033188;~PFAM:PF00135;~SECRETED:SignalP(1-19);~antiSMASH:Cluster_2.6), translated as MRFLQQSLGSLLFTLPVLGAPASSSNGSSNAGLFIHTSSGPIQGFFNQSAPDVRQFLGVPFAEPPIGDLRFAPPQSKNPNGTTINAFALPDSCMQQFNSNSSTIYTEYENGFLISGGDSEDCLYLSIWAPRLESISSQQRPLPVLLYIPGGGFTSGGQASLYKIPDQWVQRTQDHIVVIMNYRVNVFGFPNSKALEDQNVGLLDQRLAVEWVHQNIANFGGDPGRIALWGQSAGAASVAVYPYGYPEDPIVNALIADSGSPTIIRNRDVAQSNFTFLAGLVGCGDGDDDEILSCVREVPAQTLENALSYYSGNNSSPSLAFTPIADNKTVFSNWAQRGLEGKIAQTPLIIGSNSNEGAGFVPFTPTGPGDEALFNSTMSTIACPVAEEAKNRDLAGLTTYRYEYAGNFSNISPLPWFGAYHSSELPLLFGTHSQYGGPSTRFEWDVSYAMQALWLSFVEDPARGPVRLALDGVKANPDKSVVFEWPAFEAGSEDLLLFADDGKIIQVVDSGRIDDYC; from the exons ATGCGGTTCCTTCAGCAGAGCCTGGGTTCTCTCCTATTTACCCTGCCTGTCCTGGGCGCCCCAGCATCGTCCAGCAACGGTTCTTCCAATGCAGGCCTATTCATCCACACCTCCAGCGGTCCCATCCAgggcttcttcaaccagTCTGCCCCCGACGTCCGCCAATTCCTCGGAGTCCCCTTCGCCGAACCCCCAATCGGCGATCTACGCTTCGCGCCGCCGCAGAGCAAGAATCCCAATGGCACGACCATCAATGCCTTCGCCCTCCCCGACTCGTGCATGCAGCAGTTCAACTCGAACAGCTCGACTATCTACACAGAATACGAGAACGGATTCCTGATTAGCGGTGGGGATTCAGAGGATTGTCTGTATCTGTCGATTTGGGCGCCCCGGTTGGAAAGTATTAGCTCCCAGCAGCGACCGCTTCCTGTCCTTCTTTATATCCCGGGTGGCGGATTCACGAGTGGTGGGCAGGCGTCGCTGTATAAGATTCCTGATCAGTGGGTTCAGCGTACGCAGGATCATATCGTGGTCATTATGAA CTATCGAGTCAATGTCTTTGGATTCCCCAACTCAAAGGCCTTGGAGGACCAGAATGTCGGCCTGCTAGACCAGAGATTAGC AGTCGAATGGGTTCACCAAAACATCGCCAACTTCGGCGGCGACCCTGGAAGAATCGCCCTCTGGGGTCAGTCTGCCGGAGCAGCAAGCGTGGCAGTCTATCCCTACGGCTACCCAGAGGACCCCATTGTCAATGCCCTAATTGCAGATTCCGGTTCGCCCACTATCATCCGGAACCGCGACGTCGCGCAGTCCAATTTCACCTTCCTGGCGGGTCTAGTTGGTTGcggggatggcgatgacgatgagatACTCAGCTGTGTCCGAGAGGTGCCTGCGCAGACGCTGGAGAATGCGCTGTCGTACTACTCGGGCAATAACTCCAGTCCCTCTCTGGCATTTACTCCAATCGCCGATAACAAAACAGTGTTTTCCAACTGGGCGCAGCGGGGATTAGAGGGCAAAATCGCACAGACA CCCCTAATAATCGgaagcaacagcaacgaAGGCGCCGGTTTCGTGCCCTTCACACCGACCGGACCAGGCGATGAAGCGCTATTCAACTCAACCATGTCCACAATCGCATGCCCAGTTGCAGAGGAGGCAAAGAACCGTGACCTCGCCGGCCTGACCACATACCGCTACGAATACGCCGGcaacttctccaacatcTCGCCTCTCCCTTGGTTTGGCGCGTACCACAGTTCTGAATTACCGCTCCTCTTCGGCACGCATTCCCAGTATGGGGGTCCTTCTACTCGGTTTGAGTGGGATGTTAGCTATGCCATGCAGGCGCTGTGGTTGTCCTTTGTGGAGGACCCGGCAAGGGGTCCTGTACGGTTGGCGTTGGATGGGGTTAAGGCGAATCCTGATAAGAGTGTGGTGTTTGAGTGGCCGGCTTTTGAGGCTGGGTCGGAGGatcttttgctttttgctgACGATGGGAAGATCATCCAGGTGGTTGATTCTGGGCGTATAGATGACTATTGTTAG
- a CDS encoding DUF1295 domain protein (COG:S;~EggNog:ENOG410PHDZ;~InterPro:IPR010721;~PFAM:PF06966;~TransMembrane:3 (o273-292i333-355o405-423i);~antiSMASH:Cluster_2.6) yields MAEQDIYGRGMSTGSFPLDKAADRLDHAAQHLPNAPRGAGGAEQDLYGSHFSSAWEHAKERFPHVGGPAHTRVVEGYPGDTAAEQDRYASHFRPGSGSGPGGLSGSPNVAAVGLLNSTVLPSFSFHAAFSAIAYGISRYTDRAEGKDWLWPTGMTLNAWYSALGTRVLHDGLPLSTAWSSLNYSERLLLGGVTAWGVRLLSRIASRGIERRGDDPRYTAAKQEPGFWNKALANLFLPEAAAQTLISLPFVLPFRARGESIRASPAAGDVNRCGAHSLAVFLFSAGFALEVLADLRLAKHKKDGDKGICRDGVWSVVRHPNYLGDALIHASFPILLIGAGLFHPLAALGPIVNYVFLRFVGGDRENEQTQVERYAKEDPIKAQQFQEYQQEKNSFWPDVKEASNKWSWIVVGAGAAGVLLERGLKSLTA; encoded by the exons ATGGCAGAACAAGACATATACGGCCGTGGCATGTCTACGGGGTCTTTCCCCCTAGACAAGGCCGCAGATCGCCTAGACCATGCCGCGCAGCACCTCCCAAACGCCCCcagaggagcaggaggcgCCGAACAAGACCTCTACGGCTCCCACTTCAGCTCCGCCTGGGAACACGCCAAAGAGCGATTCCCCCATGTAGGCGGACCAGCCCATACCAGAGTCGTAGAAGGCTATCCCGGCGACACAGCTGCCGAGCAGGACCGCTACGCCTCGCACTTCCGGccaggctcaggctcaggcccCGGCGGTCTCAGCGGCAGCCCGAACGTCGCAGCCGTCGGTCTCCTCAATTCCACAGTCCTCCCCTCATTCAGCTTCCACGCGGCCTTCTCCGCAATCGCATACGGCATCTCGCGCTACACCGACCGCGCCGAAGGCAAAGACTGGCTATGGCCCACCGGGATGACCCTGAACGCCTGGTACAGCGCCCTCGGCACAAGAGTCCTCCACGACGGCCTCCCGCTCTCAACCGCCTGGTCCAGCCTCAACTACAGCGAGAGACTTCTTCTCGGCGGCGTAACCGCCTGGGGCGTGCGTCTTTTGTCACGGATCGCCAGCCGCGGAATCGAGCGCCGGGGCGACGACCCACGGTACACGGCCGCGAAGCAAGAACCGGGATTCTGGAATAAGGCGCTCGCGAATCTTTTCCTCCCcgaggctgcggcgcagaCGCTGATATCGTTGCCGTTTGTGTTGCCGTTTCGCGCGAGGGGGGAGAGTATCAGGGCGTCTCCCGCGGCTGGGGATGTGAATCGGTGTGGAGCGCATTCGCTTGCGGTGTTTTTGTTCTCGGCGGGGTTTGCGCTGGAGGTTCTGGCGGATTTGAGACTTGCGAAGCATAAGAAGGATGGTGATAAGGGGATTTGTCGGGATGGGGTTTGGAGTGTTGTTAGGCATCCCAA CTACCTCGGCGACGCGCTCATCCACGCCTCATTCCCGATCCTGCTTATCGGCGCGGGTCTCTTCCACCCTCTCGCCGCGCTGGGCCCTATCGTGAACTACGTGTTCCTGCGGTTCGTCGGCGGAGACCGCGAGAACGAGCAGACGCAGGTGGAGCGGTACGCCAAGGAGGACCCTATCAAGGCGCAGCAGTTCCAGGAGTaccagcaggagaagaacaGCTTCTGGCCGGACGTGAAGGAGGCGAGTAACAAGTGGAGCtggattgttgttggtgctggtgctgcggGTGTGTTGCTTGAGAGGGGGTTGAAGTCGTTGACTGCGTAG
- a CDS encoding uncharacterized protein (COG:G;~EggNog:ENOG410PJKB;~InterPro:IPR020846,IPR011701,IPR036259;~PFAM:PF07690;~SMCOG1106:major facilitator transporter;~TransMembrane:12 (i45-62o86-103i115-134o140-163i175-197o209-232i284-304o316-335i347-368o374-396i408-429o441-462i);~antiSMASH:Cluster_2.6;~go_function: GO:0022857 - transmembrane transporter activity [Evidence IEA];~go_process: GO:0055085 - transmembrane transport [Evidence IEA]), producing MKDAHDTASMAEVEDIEGKPATTHEALAASYVPGTDEEKKLVRKIDLYLLPCIWIMYLLSYMDRTNVGNAKVAGMEQELELDSNRYSIALVVFFVGYVVFEIPSNMLLEHIKPNVWLPIIMFAWGCVTIGMAFVKTYQGLIGFRVAMGVLEAGFAPGVLLVISSWYKKSEQSKRFAVYISAAILSGAFGGLIAGGIVGGLDGVHGIAGWRWLFIVEGAATAGVSIIASFLLLDFPATTTRLTESERELALARMAAEAMMVETSDGPALTHSQALKRSLSNWKTWLFVLGYMAIVGSSTLSYFYPTLVSGLGYTGNMAQYMVIPIYAAAFVCNAIVGYFADHHQRHRGFFLVAMMLVAMVCSIVICAVYDLKARYALLVIMAMGLWASNGLSLAYASTSFGDMPREVRAISLALVNAMGNLAQIYGAYLFPDDDKPKYLMGFGVISGLCFTGVLSYLALQIFLKVKAAPRV from the exons ATGAAAGACGCCCATGACACTGCCTCCATGGCTGAGGTAGAGGACATCGAGGGAAAGCCTGCCACCACCCATGAGGCTTTGGCGGCTAGCTACGTTCCAGGGACtgatgaagagaagaaactGGTCCGGAAGATTGACCTCTACCTGTTACCATGCATCTG GATCATGTACCTGCTGAGTTATATGGACAGAACCAA CGTCGGCAATGCCAAAGTCGCCGGCATGGAACAAGAACTCGAGCTCGACTCCAACCGCTACTCCATCGCCCtggtcgtcttcttcgtcggctACGTCGTCTTCGAGATCCCCTCCAACATGCTCCTCGAACACATCAAGCCCAACGTCTGGCTCCCCATCATCATGTTCGCCTGGGGCTGCGTGACTATCGGCATGGCCTTTGTCAAGACCTACCAAGGCCTCATCGGCTTCCGAGTCGCAATGGGTGTGCTCGAGGCTGGGTTCGCGCCTGGTGTCCTCCTGGTAATCAGCTCGTGGTACAAAAAGTCGGAGCAGAGCAAGCGCTTTGCTGTCTACATCTCGGCCGCTATCCTCTCCGGTGCCTTTGGCGGTTTGATCGCTGGTGGAATCGTCGGGGGCCTTGACGGCGTCCATGGTATTGCTGGCTGGAGGTGGCTGTTCATTGTCGAGGGGGCTGCCACAGCCGGTgtctccatcatcgccagcttcctcctgctTGACTTCCCTGCCACGACGACCCGGCTTACCGAGAGCGAACGCGAGCTTGCCCTGGCTAGAATGGCCGCTGAGGCGATGATGGTTGAGACCAGCGATGGCCCAGCCTTGACCCATTCCCAAGCACTGAAGCGCAGCCTGAGCAACTGGAAAACATggctcttcgtcctcggctACATG GCAATCGTCGGCTCCTCCACCCTCTCCTACTTCTACCCAACCCTCGTCTCCGGCCTCGGCTACACCGGCAACATGGCCCAGTACATGGTCATCCCCATCTACGCAGCCGCCTTCGTCTGCAACGCCATAGTCGGCTACTTCgccgaccaccaccagcgccaccgcgggttcttcctcgtcgccatGATGCTAGTAGCAATGGTCTGCTCGATCGTCATCTGCGCCGTCTACGACCTCAAGGCTCGCTACGCCCTGCTCgtcatcatggccatgggcCTCTGGGCGTCGAACGGGCTGTCGCTTGCCTACGCGTCTACCAGCTTCGGGGACATGCCGCGCGAGGTGCGTGCAATCTCGCTCGCCCTGGTCAATGCCATGGGCAACCTGGCGCAGATTTACGGCGCTTACCTCTTTCCTGATGATGATAAGCCGAAGTACCTTATGGGCTTTGGCGTTATCAGTGGGTTGTGTTTCACGGGTGTGCTGTCTTACCTTGCGTTGCAGATTTTCTTGAAGGTCAAGGCTGCGCCGAGGGTGTAG
- a CDS encoding putative secondary metabolism biosynthetic enzyme (COG:Q;~EggNog:ENOG410PMB4;~InterPro:IPR036291,IPR002347;~PFAM:PF08659,PF00106,PF13561;~SMCOG1001:short-chain dehydrogenase/reductase SDR;~antiSMASH:Cluster_2.6;~go_process: GO:0055114 - oxidation-reduction process [Evidence IEA]) — MATNGTESAPEVVSTLPGPNHNWQVTLANKVIAITGANQGIGLGLAEVCLANSAAHVYSLDISTPSDPFTDLATKNPKRFSFIQADVTSESSVQAALDKIVSEQGRFDGMIANAGATKHQPALDFSLDQVKRLFELNVFGAWNCATAAANTFIKLGIKGSIVFTASMTSYRPNRAAPSAPYGGTKAAVRNMTHTLAMEWAKHGIRVNSISPGFVKTALTYYVETSPDWETKMKYYGGMPRLALPQELGGAYVYLLSDTATYTTGIDIPIAGIVGAW; from the exons ATGGCTACAAACGGAACTGAATCTGCCCCCGAAGTGGTGAGCACCCTGCCCGGGCCCAACCACAACTGGCAGGTCACTCTCGCCAACAAGGTCATTGCCA TCACCGGCGCAAACCAAGGCATCGGCCTCGGGCTCGCCGAAGTCTGTCTCGCCAACAGCGCAGCCCACGTCTACTCCCTCGACATCTCCACCCCAAGCGACCCCTTCACCGACCTCGCAACCAAAAACCCCAAacgcttctccttcatccaAGCCGACGTCACCTCCGAATCCAGCGTGCAAGCCGCCCTCGACAAAATCGTCTCCGAACAAGGCCGCTTCGACGGCATGATCGCCAACGCCGGCGCAACAAAGCACCAGCCCGCCCTCGACTTCAGCCTCGACCAGGTCAAGCGCCTCTTCGAGCTAAACGTGTTCGGCGCCTGGAACTGCGCCACCGCTGCCGCGAACACATTCATCAAACTCGGTATCAAGGGCTCTATCGTCTTCACAGCGAGCATGACGAGCTACCGCCCGAATCGGGCGGCGCCGAGCGCGCCGTATGGCGGGACCAAGGCCGCTGTGCGGAATATGACGCACACGCTTGCGATGGAGTGGGCGAAGCATGGGATTCGGGTTAACAGCATCTCGCCTGGGTTTGTAAAGACGGCGCTTACTTACTACGTGGAGACGAGTCCGGATTGGGAGACCAAGATGAAGTACTATGGGGGCATGCCGCGGTTGGCGCTGCCGCAGGAGCTGGGGGGTGCGTATGTCTATCTGCTGAGTGATACGGCGACGTATACGACTGGCATTGATATTCCGATTGCGGGGATTGTGGGGGCTTGGTAG
- a CDS encoding Zn(II)2Cys6 transcription factor (COG:S;~EggNog:ENOG410PI00;~InterPro:IPR036864,IPR021858,IPR001138;~PFAM:PF00172;~antiSMASH:Cluster_2.6;~go_function: GO:0000981 - DNA-binding transcription factor activity, RNA polymerase II-specific [Evidence IEA];~go_function: GO:0008270 - zinc ion binding [Evidence IEA];~go_process: GO:0006355 - regulation of transcription, DNA-templated [Evidence IEA]), producing METAPAKVVKKRIRKPRGRGLRTNTGCLTCRTRHKKCDEQKPRCGPCTNSDRECAFPDASRAGTPGSASASASTTTASSSSRIQNILCSPHSAPPGPVAPTLDYDATDGPSPETHNILDPELVALYPDTRPQPPIPGLYSGSLQTLPSVQSSETVTPDVNGDHASTQWLNLLATDAAQAGNGFSLPSSARSRLSRGSTGHFHDHTSTPTHLYSPHITERQAWQADVDIVLSKPEAALFRRFTERIAASLDLFDPHKHFSHYATRLALRNVGLMKAILALSARYSSLSTPAPDGSVTEPVVDPNEAIQFYYETLHYVSTALQYNSYKHSEELLATAIVVSTYEMLDASEPNSNWQRHLKGVFWIQRSQDVNGASGGLRQAVWWAWLRQDLWAAFREHRRCFSFWQPIVDYADLSEDDLAYRSVYLLSQAVNYSIEPPPDANVEADADVDLEQVRLRTERGNELMNMLERWRSFSNAAFKTFPTENRDEVHGWAPIWIHPPAFGVALQVYSFAKILVCLHRPVPSGFAGYRSFQKTLTDAVATICGIAMELTEPGCQIISAQCLFGAGLCVQDGAQQETIISLIRACEARTGWPMATMQEDLRKEWAKAAGEGKMAP from the exons ATGGAGACTGCTCCGGCCAAGGTCGTCAAGAAGCGCATTCGAAAGCCCCGGGGTCGCGGTCTGCGCACGAATACTGGCTG CCTGACCTGCCGCACCAGACACAAGAAGTGCGACGAGCAGA AGCCGAGATGCGGCCCGTGTACAAACTCCGACCGCGAGTGCGCCTTTCCCGATGCCTCGCGCGCTGGCACTCCGGGCTCTGCCAGTGCTTCCGCCAGCACAACAACGGCCTCCAGTTCATCGCGCATCCAGAACATCCTGTGCTCTCCCCATTCTGCTCCGCCCGGCCCTGTTGCCCCCACGCTGGACTATGATGCCACCGATGGGCCGAGTCCCGAGACGCACAACATCCTGGACCCCGAGCTGGTCGCCCTGTATCCAGACACTCGCCCCCAGCCGCCCATTCCCGGCCTCTACTCCGGCTCCCTGCAGACGCTGCCGTCTGTGCAGTCCTCCGAGACGGTGACGCCTGACGTCAATGGCGACCATGCGAGCACCCAATGGCTGAACCTGCTCGCGACCGATGCCGCCCAGGCTGGGAATGGCTTCAGTCTGCCCAGTTCCGCCCGGTCGCGGCTCTCCCGCGGGTCCACCGGCCACTTCCACGATCACACCAGCACCCCGACGCACCTCTACTCTCCGCACATCACGGAACGACAGGCCTGGCAGGCTGATGTGGACATTGTCTTATCCAAGCCCGAGGCGGCGCTCTTTCGGAGATTCACCGAGCGCATTGCTGCTTCT CTTGACCTGTTCGACCCCCATAAGCATTTCTCTCACTATGCTACCCGGCTTGCCTTGCGCAATGTCGGTCTCATGAAAGCCATCCTCGCACTGTCCGCACGATACTCATCACTGTCCACACCTGCCCCCGACGGCTCTGTGACAGAACCCGTTGTCGACCCCAACGAAGCCATCCAATTCTACTACGAGACCTTGCACTATGTCTCGACTGCTCTGCAATACAACTCCTACAAGCACAGCGAAGAGCTCCTCGCGACCGCCATCGTAGTAAGCACCTACGAGATGCTCGACGCCAGCGAGCCCAACTCCAACTGGCAGCGCCACCTCAAAGGCGTCTTCTGGATCCAGCGCTCCCAAGACGTCAACGGCGCCTCAGGTGGCCTCCGCCAGGCCGTCTGGTGGGCGTGGCTGCGGCAAGACCTCTGGGCTGCCTTTCGCGAGCACCGCCgctgcttcagcttctggcAGCCCATCGTCGACTACGCAGACCTCAGCGAGGACGACCTCGCCTACCGATCCGTCTATCTCCTCAGCCAGGCCGTCAACTACTCCATCGAACCGCCCCCAGACGCCAACGTAGAAGCCGACGCCGACGTCGACCTCGAGCAGGTCCGGCTACGCACGGAGCGCGGCAACGAACTCATGAATATGCTGGAGCGGTGGAGGAGTTTCTCCAATGCGGCGTTCAAGACCTTTCCGACAGAGAACCGCGACGAGGTGCATGGCTGGGCGCCGATCTGGATCCATCCGCCGGCATTTGGGGTCGCGCTGCAGGTGTACAGCTTTGCAAAGATCCTTGTCTGTCTGCATCGGCCCGTCCCGAGCGGGTTTGCAGGGTATCGCAGTTTTCAA AAAACACTAACCGACGCCGTCGCCACAATCTGCGGGATCGCCATGGAACTCACCGAGCCGGGCTGCCAGATCATCTCCGCGCAGTGCTTGTTCGGCGCCGGGCTGTGTGTCCAGGACGGGGCGCAGCAGGAAACGATCATCTCGCTAATCCGGGCTTGTGAGGCGCGTACCGGGTGgccgatggcgacgatgcagGAGGACTTGCGCAAGGAGTGGGCGAAGGCTGCGGGGGAGGGCAAGATGGCGCCATGA